Proteins encoded within one genomic window of Babesia bigemina genome assembly Bbig001, chromosome : IV:
- a CDS encoding importin beta subunit, putative: MESNLLNILATCLTPTSATFAEAQRQLGEMRKHQLPEFVRALCDVIANAHVNSDIRQLAGVLLKNCFERDPKSSDPNANVLLQVPEDSLRYIKVQLLNVMKSGGESQSVLAACYVISRIAELELRRQGWPEFFDIIIGMMDSNDVEACRSSLKCVQYLIEDLSSVYYSHGTAFLSKSECDRLLTSIVKGACMADDRSRKTVMTCMQHILPFVGSNMAIPSERDAIVRAICYNSAPGNGPDVRAAANDCLVQLITDYYELIGPCLQFIVPLLWQAIDTCVDEIAIPAFEFWNTICETEIQLEFENPDANQHIIQQVISYLLPKILHTMTLHEYEDFDSDTWTLPMAAGVCLSLCSQTVRNDIVPSVLQFINDNFNHQKWNHREAAVLAYGYIMEGPDAETLQMLVRDSFDRLCDVMDDPSIAVQDTAAWTIGRIASFHCQVILPYLGHLDDSNSNLSKIMRALFKPARVAANVCWFLHELAENAVRASGNRDLIDAIFPKVCDALVRRASMDDAMEKNLFSSAHSSLCNFISNVSVRCRKQLGGMLEHFERMLSQSVSSEDQTSETRSRQETICGVVQVLLTHVEFVPSTQNLWRNLYTILQEDLSEDALLTVSALINRVGSEEFQPHLPQLMDIVLAGLRRPDMVDSCKACVELISDMSRVMDSSMRPYVPQMMDILLSALADFNTPQKLKPPIVTALGDIAIVAGPAFAAYLEPSMNLLLQAASISFEMGPVENEEWIWYITDLREGALLSFTGILYGQKGANQLNALRGYVSSILQFVQQVVDTPQHYYSSCNYRLAVALAGDLVTAFGADLSVHLVNSTLMNKIMERLEQLETENEPSVPECREKVNWLCKLLNGR, translated from the coding sequence ATGGAAAGCAACCTGCTGAACATCCTGGCCACGTGCCTGACTCCGACCTCGGCCACTTTCGCCGAGGCTCAGCGCCAGCTGGGCGAGATGCGCAAGCACCAGCTGCCGGAGTTCGTGCGTGCCTTGTGCGACGTGATCGCGAACGCCCATGTGAACAGCGACATACGTCAGTTGGCGGGtgtgctgctgaagaactGCTTCGAGCGCGACCCCAAGTCGAGCGACCCTAACGCGAACGTCCTGCTGCAAGTCCCCGAGGACTCGTTGCGCTACATAAAGgtccagctgctcaacgtcaTGAAATCGGGCGGCGAGAGCCAGTCGGTGCTGGCGGCGTGCTACGTGATCTCGCGCATCGCCGAGCTGGAGCTGCGTCGTCAGGGTTGGCCAGAGTTTTTCGACATCATCATCGGCATGATGGACTCGAACGACGTTGAGGCGTGTCGCAGTTCGCTAAAGTGCGTGCAGTACCTGATCGAGGACCTGTCTTCGGTATACTACAGCCACGGCACCGCGTTCCTCTCGAAATCTGAGTGCGATCGACTGCTGACGTCGATCGTGAAGGGCGCGTGCATGGCCGACGATCGCAGCCGCAAGACAGTGATGACTTGTATGCAGCACATCCTGCCGTTCGTCGGCAGCAACATGGCCATCCCGAGCGAGCGCGACGCCATCGTGCGTGCTATTTGTTACAACAGCGCGCCGGGTAACGGCCCCGATGTGCGCGCGGCGGCAAACGACTGCCTGGTGCAGCTCATCACCGACTACTACGAGCTCATTGGCCCATGCCTGCAGTTCATAGTGCCGCTGTTGTGGCAGGCGATCGACACTTGCGTCGACGAGATTGCGATTCCCGCGTTCGAGTTCTGGAACACCATTTGTGAAACTGAGATCCAGCTCGAGTTCGAGAACCCCGATGCCAACCAGCACATCATCCAGCAGGTGATCTCGTACCTGCTGCCCAAGATTTTACATACCATGACGCTGCACGAGTACGAGGACTTCGACAGCGACACCTGGACGCTGCCTATGGCCGCCGGCGTGTGCCTTTCGCTGTGCTCGCAGACGGTGCGTAACGACATCGTGCCGTCGGTGCTGCAGTTCATCAACGACAACTTCAACCACCAGAAGTGGAACCACCGCGAGGCGGCTGTGCTCGCGTACGGCTACATAATGGAGGGCCCCGACGCCGAGACGCTGCAGATGCTGGTCCGCGACTCGTTCGACCGGCTCTGCGACGTGATGGACGACCCCTCGATCGCAGTGCAGGACACGGCCGCGTGGACGATTGGGCGTATCGCGAGCTTCCACTGCCAGGTGATTTTGCCCTACCTGGGCCACCTGGACGACTCAAACAGCAACCTGTCGAAGATAATGCGGGCGTTGTTCAAGCCGGCGCGCGTCGCCGCCAACGTGTGCTGGTTCCTGCACGAGCTGGCGGAGAACGCGGTCCGCGCCTCGGGCAACCGTGACCTGATCGACGCCATCTTCCCCAAGGTGTGCGACGCGCTGGTCCGCAGGGCCAGCATGGATGACGCCATGGAGAAAAACCTGTTCTCGTCGGCCCACAGCAGCCTGTGCAACTTCATCTCCAATGTGAGCGTCCGATGCCGGAAGCAGCTGGGCGGCATGCTGGAGCACTTCGAACGGATGCTATCGCAGTCAGTGTCATCTGAGGACCAGACCTCCGAGACGCGCTCGCGGCAGGAGACCATCTGCGGCGTGGTGCAGGTGCTGCTGACCCACGTCGAGTTCGTGCCCAGCACGCAGAACCTGTGGCGCAACCTCTACACGATTCTGCAGGAAGACCTGAGTGAGGACGCCCTGCTCACTGTGAGCGCGCTGATAAACCGTGTGGGCAGCGAGGAGTTCCAGCCCCACCTCCCGCAGCTCATGGATATTGTGCTGGCGGGGCTCCGGCGTCCCGACATGGTCGACTCCTGCAAGGCGTGCGTCGAGCTGATCAGCGACATGTCGCGCGTCATGGACAGCAGCATGCGGCCGTACGTGCCTCAGATGATGGACATCCTTCTGAGCGCGTTGGCCGACTTCAACACGCCGCAGAAGCTGAAGCCGCCGATCGTGACCGCGCTCGGCGACATCGCGATTGTGGCTGGTCCCGCGTTCGCGGCGTACCTGGAGCCGTCGATGAACCTGCTGTTGCAAGCTGCGAGCATTTCGTTCGAGATGGGCCCCGTGGAGAACGAGGAGTGGATATGGTACATCACCGACCTGCGCGAGGGCGCGCTGTTGTCGTTCACCGGGATCTTATACGGGCAGAAGGGTGCTAACCAATTAAACGCGTTGCGCGGTTACGTGAGTAGCATTCTGCAGTtcgtgcagcaggtggTGGACACGCCGCAGCATTACTACTCGTCGTGCAACTACCGCCTGGCCGTGGCGCTCGCGGGCGACCTTGTGACTGCGTTCGGCGCCGACCTGTCGGTGCACCTCGTGAACTCCACGCTCATGAACAAGATAATGGAGCGCCTGGAGCAACTGGAGACGGAGAATGAGCCGTCTGTGCCAGAGTGCCGCGAAAAAGTGAACTGGCTGTGCAAGCTCCTAAATGGGAGGTAA
- a CDS encoding orotate phosphoribosyltransferase, putative, which produces MAMESYKDNLMRLCLDRGALMYGDFTLNSGLKSDVFFNSGVLSDAESFSALVEVQVQLLIDQKLDFDVLIGLPYKRPESVAATAVPRNGISMAAAIAMKYWERTGKRVSFGYHRKEPKDHGEGSLFVGAPSAFAPGTRVVVIDDVLTTGKALFKGIDLVQPLGVNVVGVVVILNREPTHGTVAQALATRGIPVLCEAFTLNELRSYAQKRN; this is translated from the exons ATGGCTATGGAAAGTTACAAGGACAATTTGATGAGACTCTGTCTCGACAGGGGCGCACTAATGTACGGCGACTTCACCCTCAACAGCGGCCTCAAATCGGATGTCTTCTTCAACTCCGGCGTGCTGAGCGACGCGGAGTCGTTTTCAGCGCTCGTTGAGGTGCAGGTCCAGCTGCTGATCGACCAGAAGCTCGACTTCGACGTGCTGATTGGGCTCCCTTACAAG CGGCCTGAGAGCGTGGCGGCGACAGCGGTCCCGCGCAAT GGCATCTCTATGgccgccgccatcgccaTGAAGTACTGGGAGCGCACCGGGAAGCGCGTCAGCTTCGGCTACCACCGCAAGGAGCCGAAGGACCACGGAGAGGGCTCGCTGTTCGTCGGCGCCCCCAGCGCCTTCGCGCCCGGCACCAGGGTCGTCGTCATCgacgacgtgctgaccacgGGCAAGGCGCTGTTCAAGGGGATCGACCTCGTCCAGCCGCTGGGAGTCAACGTGGTCGGAGTGGTGGTCATACTCAACCGCGAACCCACGCATGGAA CTGTTGCGCAGGCGCTCGCCACGCGCGGAATACCCGTGCTGTGCGAGGCGTTCACGCTCAACGAACTGCGATCGTACGCGCAGAAGCGCAACTAA